DNA sequence from the Sphingomonas sp. genome:
ATCGCTTCCGCGAGCTGTGGGGCTTCGAGGAGGCGGTGCTCGCCGCCCATCCGCGCATCGATGCGATCACCCCGCATCTCGCCGCGCGGCTCAAGCGCGCCAACCATGCCGGGCTTGTGCGCGAGCTGGTGCGCAGCGCCACCCAGGAGCGTAAGCAGCGTTCCGGCCGGGTCGGGCTGATCGACGGGCGCGAGTTCGAGTTCGCCTCGGTGCCGCTGCCGGACGGCAACGCGCTCTTCATCATGCTCGACATCACCGACAGCCGGAAGGTCGAGGCCGCCCTGCGCGAGCGCACCGACGCGCTGGAGGAGGCGGACCGGCTGAAGACCGCCTTCGTCTCCAACATGAGCTACGAGCTGCGCACGCCACTGACCTCGATCGGCGGCTTTGCCGAGATGCTGGCGGCGGGCTATGCCGGCGCGCTGCCGGACCAGGCGACGGACTATGTCGCGGCGATCCTCGACAGCGTCGCGCGCCTGGGCGTGCTGATCGACAATGTGCTCGATCTCACCCAGAGCGACATGGGCAGCCTGCTGCTCGCCGAGGACGAGGTCGATCTCGCCGCCTTGTGCGAGGAGACGGCGGCGGCGGCGCGCGATCAGGCGAAGAGGAAGAAGATCGGCCTCGTCGCCGATATCGATCCGGGCGTCGGCATCGTCACCGGCGACATCCGCCGGCTCGGCCAGGCGCTCGGCAATCTGGTCGACAATGCGCTGCGTTACACGGACGAGGGCGGCCAGGTGGAGCTGCGCGCGGAGGGGGATGCGCGGGAGGCGCGTCTCATCGTCGCCGACAATGGCCGGGGCATCGCGCCCGCCGATCAGGCGCGCGTCTTCGATCGCTTCCACCGCACCGCGGACGGCCGCACCGAGGATGCCGCCGCGGTCGGGCTCGGCCTGCCGCTCGCCCGTCAGTTCGTCGAGGCGCATGGCGGCGAGATCGCGCTGACATCGACGCCGGGGAAGGGCACCGTCATCACCATCCGCCTGCCGCGCACCACCAGCCAGCAGGCCGATTATTCCGCAGGGGACGAAGCGGAGTGAAAAACCCCGGCCATTTCCGTCATTCCGGCGAAGGCCGGAATCCATCTTCTCCCTTTCCTCTGCGTCTCTGCGTCTCTGCGCGCATTAAGAATTGGTTCGCGCAGAGACGCAGAGATCGCAGAGAAGAAAGGTGGATTCCGGCCTTCGCCGGAATGACGGTTGTCGGCTTCGCTCCGGCCCGCGACCTGCGATGATCCCGCTCCCGATCCCCGAAGCCACCGAAGCCTTCGGCGCCTCGCTCGCACCCCTGCTGCGCCCCGGCGACGTGATCGCGCTTTTCGGGCCGCTCGGTGCGGGCAAGACGACGCTGGCGCGGGGGCTGCTGCGCGGGCTGGGCCATGAGGGCGACGTGCCGAGCCCGACCTTCGCCATCGTCCAGCCCTACGATCCGCCGACCGTGCGCCTGCCCGTCGCGCATGTCGATCTCTACCGGATCGAGCGGCCGGAGGAGGTGGAGGAGCTGGGCTTGGATGATCACCTCGCCGTCGGCGCGCTGCTGATCGAATGGCCGGAGCGGTTGCCCCGGCTCTGGCCGCAAACGCTTCGGCTGACATTGACGGCTGCTGGCGCCGCGCGCGCCTTGACAGCCGGGGTGCCGCCCGCTTGGGGAACGCGGTGGCCGCCGAGATGATTCCCCCGGAATATGCGCCTGCCTTTCTCGCCGCCTGCGGCTGGGGAGGCGCCGAGATTCGCCCGCTCACCGGCGATGCCAGCTTCCGCCGCTATTTCCGCGTTCACAAAGGCGGAGAGACCGCCGTCCTGATGGACGCGCCGCCGCCGCACGAGGATCCGCGCCCGTTCGTCGCGGTCGCCGAATGGCTGTGCGGGGCGGGCCTGTCCGCGCCGGCCATCCTCGGGCGAGATCTCGATCGGGGCATGCTGCTGCTCGACGATTTCGGCGATGCGCGGTTGCGCGAAACGGCGGATGCCGCGCCGGAGCGGGAGGCGGAGCTCTACACGCTCGCCGTCGATCTGCTCGCCCATCTCCATGCCCGCCCGCCTATGCCGGGGCTCAAGCCGCACGGGCTCGATCTGTGGCTGGCGGAGATCAGCCTGTTCCTCGATTGGTATTGCCCGGCACTGGGTCTTGAAGTGGACCGCGACGGCTGGGACGCCGCCTGGCGCGATGTGCTTGTGCCGGTCGCGCAGGACGGGCTCGGCCCGGTGATGGTGCTGCGCGATTTTCATGCGGAAAATGTCATGCTGGTCGCCGGGCGCGGCGGGCTGCGCCATTTCGGCCTGCTCGATTTCCAGGACGCGGTGACCGGCCATCCGGCCTACGATCTCGTCTCCGTGCTGGAGGATGCGCGGCGCGATGTTTCCCCCCACATCGAACGGGACATGATCGATCTCTATATGAAGAAAATGGGGCAGGGCGCTGATTTTGAACGCGCTTATTGGGCGCTGGCGGCGCAGCGCAACACCCGCATCATCGGCGTCTTCACCCGCTTGTGGAAGCGCGACGGCAAGCCGCATTATGGCGGGTTCCAGCCGCGCATGTGGGGCCTGCTGGAGCGCGATCTGACGCATCCCGCGCTTGCGCCCGTGCGGGCCTGGTTCGATACGAACGTGCCCGCTGCGGCGCGTGCCGCCGCTTGGGCGAAGGGGCTGCCGGCATGAGCCGCTACAGGAAGCCGCTGGCGCTGCGGCCCGATCCGGGCATCGCCGTGCCCGCGACCGCCATGGTGCTCGCCGCCGGGCTGGGCAAGCGCATGCGCCCCTTGACCGCGACCCGGCCCAAGCCGCTGGTCGAGGTCGCCGGCAGGGCGCTGATCGATCATGCGCTGGACCGGCTGCGCGCGGCGGGCGTGGCGAAGGCGGTGGTCAATGTCCATTACCTGCCCGGCGCGATCGAAGCCCATCTGAAAAATCGCGTGAAAGACATTGAAATCGCGATATCGGATGAGCGCAAGAAATTGCTCGAAACGGGCGGCGGTCTGGTCAAGGCGCTGCCGCTGATCGATGCCGATCCCTTCCTGGTCGTCAATTCGGACAATCTGTGGGT
Encoded proteins:
- the tsaE gene encoding tRNA (adenosine(37)-N6)-threonylcarbamoyltransferase complex ATPase subunit type 1 TsaE, with translation MIPLPIPEATEAFGASLAPLLRPGDVIALFGPLGAGKTTLARGLLRGLGHEGDVPSPTFAIVQPYDPPTVRLPVAHVDLYRIERPEEVEELGLDDHLAVGALLIEWPERLPRLWPQTLRLTLTAAGAARALTAGVPPAWGTRWPPR
- a CDS encoding phosphotransferase, with the protein product MIPPEYAPAFLAACGWGGAEIRPLTGDASFRRYFRVHKGGETAVLMDAPPPHEDPRPFVAVAEWLCGAGLSAPAILGRDLDRGMLLLDDFGDARLRETADAAPEREAELYTLAVDLLAHLHARPPMPGLKPHGLDLWLAEISLFLDWYCPALGLEVDRDGWDAAWRDVLVPVAQDGLGPVMVLRDFHAENVMLVAGRGGLRHFGLLDFQDAVTGHPAYDLVSVLEDARRDVSPHIERDMIDLYMKKMGQGADFERAYWALAAQRNTRIIGVFTRLWKRDGKPHYGGFQPRMWGLLERDLTHPALAPVRAWFDTNVPAAARAAAWAKGLPA
- a CDS encoding nucleotidyltransferase family protein, with the translated sequence MSRYRKPLALRPDPGIAVPATAMVLAAGLGKRMRPLTATRPKPLVEVAGRALIDHALDRLRAAGVAKAVVNVHYLPGAIEAHLKNRVKDIEIAISDERKKLLETGGGLVKALPLIDADPFLVVNSDNLWVDGPVDALKLLASAWDDAKMDALLLLVPLARANCHAGRGDFHMSATGKLRRRKPHGVAPFVYTGIQIVSKRLFEGEVPEGPFSTNLLWDRAIAAGRCYGAVHQGLWFDVGRPESIRRTEDMLREG